In one Pseudomonas sp. R84 genomic region, the following are encoded:
- a CDS encoding GspH/FimT family pseudopilin produces MPQQGFSLIELLMGLAIGVIVLLLVSPAFATFRESNHRDQAAQSLLDGLRNARTLAITRNQSVVIHGINGEWSQGWRIILDISGKGPKDSSNPLLQERASDTQVPIVGNWSVSRYVRFSSLGQPLMPGRAFQAGTLHVCSAREPVSQRQIVLAATGRVRLNSQETEQALCQKTENVRSNVRAAL; encoded by the coding sequence ATGCCGCAACAGGGTTTCAGCCTGATCGAACTGCTTATGGGACTGGCGATTGGCGTAATTGTTCTGCTGCTGGTCAGTCCGGCGTTTGCCACATTCAGAGAATCGAACCATCGGGACCAGGCTGCGCAATCCTTGCTCGACGGCCTGCGTAACGCTCGCACCCTGGCCATCACGCGCAATCAGAGCGTGGTGATTCATGGCATCAACGGCGAATGGAGTCAGGGCTGGCGGATCATTCTGGATATCAGCGGCAAAGGGCCGAAGGACAGCAGCAATCCGCTGCTGCAAGAGCGTGCAAGTGACACGCAGGTGCCGATTGTCGGCAATTGGTCGGTGAGTCGTTACGTACGCTTCAGCAGTCTGGGACAACCGCTGATGCCCGGGCGGGCGTTTCAGGCAGGGACATTACACGTCTGTTCGGCTCGCGAGCCGGTCAGTCAGCGCCAGATTGTGCTGGCGGCGACCGGTCGCGTGCGCCTGAACAGCCAAGAGACTGAGCAGGCGCTGTGTCAAAAAACCGAAAACGTCAGATCGAACGTACGCGCAGCTCTTTAG
- a CDS encoding CreA family protein — MRLAKGLLGLLMAMPLLASAEEIGQVSTVFKFVGPNDRIVVEAFDDPKVEGVTCYLSRAKTGGVKGGLGLAEDRAEASIACRQVGPIKFKGDLKEGDEVFKERTSLVFKTMQVVRFLDKKRNTLVYLVYSDRLIEGSPQNAVTAIPILPWVPVQQ, encoded by the coding sequence ATGCGTTTAGCGAAAGGATTGTTGGGCTTGCTGATGGCAATGCCATTGCTGGCCTCGGCCGAAGAAATCGGTCAGGTGTCTACGGTGTTCAAGTTTGTCGGCCCGAACGACCGCATTGTGGTCGAGGCTTTCGATGATCCGAAAGTTGAAGGGGTGACCTGCTACCTGTCGCGCGCCAAGACTGGCGGTGTGAAGGGTGGTCTCGGTCTGGCTGAGGATCGCGCCGAAGCTTCGATCGCCTGTCGCCAGGTTGGCCCGATCAAGTTCAAGGGTGATCTGAAGGAAGGCGATGAGGTGTTCAAGGAGCGCACTTCGTTGGTATTCAAGACCATGCAGGTGGTGCGATTCCTCGACAAGAAACGCAACACGCTGGTGTACCTGGTCTACAGCGACCGCTTGATCGAAGGCAGTCCGCAGAATGCCGTGACCGCCATCCCGATCCTGCCATGGGTGCCGGTCCAGCAATAA
- a CDS encoding GspH/FimT family pseudopilin, producing the protein MDLRTKGFTLIELLVAVAIFVILITLAVPAFTRSVQGSKADTEMGDLQRAINFARLEAINRGTTLRLRPTAGGSVWNGELAVYDSTGTPANVLRVVPAMSSGATLTLTSGVTALDFNNLGGLAAPSTAVVISYTLGTQSRTLNVCLNGRIQLGGTCG; encoded by the coding sequence ATGGATCTTCGTACAAAAGGTTTCACGCTGATCGAGTTGTTGGTTGCGGTCGCGATCTTCGTGATCCTGATCACTCTGGCGGTGCCGGCGTTCACCCGTTCGGTACAGGGCAGCAAGGCCGATACCGAAATGGGCGACCTGCAACGGGCAATCAATTTCGCCAGGCTCGAAGCCATCAACCGTGGCACCACCCTGCGCCTGCGCCCGACCGCTGGCGGCAGCGTCTGGAACGGTGAACTGGCGGTCTATGACAGTACTGGCACTCCGGCCAATGTGTTGCGGGTTGTTCCCGCAATGAGCAGCGGCGCAACTCTGACGCTAACCTCAGGAGTGACCGCACTGGATTTCAACAACCTCGGCGGTCTGGCAGCACCGTCGACGGCGGTGGTCATCAGTTACACGTTGGGAACGCAAAGCAGGACGCTGAACGTGTGTTTGAACGGACGAATTCAATTGGGTGGAACTTGCGGATGA
- the proB gene encoding glutamate 5-kinase yields the protein MRSKVTGAQRWVVKIGSALLTADGKGLDRAAMSVWVEQMVALHEAGVELVLVSSGAVAAGMSRLGWTARPSAMHELQAAAAIGQMGLVQAWESSFAEHGRHTAQILLTHDDLSDRKRYLNARSTLRALVELKVIPVINENDTVVTDEIRFGDNDTLAALVANLVEADLLVILTDRDGMFDADPRNNPDAQMIYEARADDPSLDAVAGGTGGALGRGGMQTKLRAARLAARSGAHTIIVGGRLERVLDRLKAGERIGTLLSPERGMLAARKQWLAGHLQTRGTLVLDDGAVSALSKGNKSLLPVGVKLVQGSFRRGEMVVCVAPDGREIARGLANYSALEAQKIIGQSSDAIVGLLGYMAEPELVHRDNLILV from the coding sequence ATGCGGAGCAAGGTGACAGGTGCGCAGCGTTGGGTCGTGAAGATCGGCAGCGCTTTGCTGACAGCGGATGGCAAAGGGCTGGATCGCGCGGCAATGAGTGTCTGGGTCGAGCAAATGGTGGCCTTGCATGAGGCTGGCGTCGAGTTGGTGTTGGTGTCCTCCGGGGCGGTGGCGGCCGGCATGAGTCGTTTGGGCTGGACCGCACGACCCAGTGCGATGCATGAGCTCCAGGCGGCTGCGGCAATTGGTCAGATGGGCTTGGTGCAGGCGTGGGAATCGAGCTTCGCCGAGCATGGTCGGCACACTGCGCAGATTCTCCTGACTCACGACGACTTGTCCGACCGCAAACGCTACCTCAACGCCCGCAGCACTTTGCGCGCATTGGTCGAGCTGAAAGTCATCCCGGTGATCAACGAAAACGACACCGTGGTCACCGACGAAATCCGTTTCGGCGACAACGATACGCTGGCGGCGCTGGTGGCGAACCTGGTCGAGGCGGATCTGCTGGTGATCCTCACTGATCGCGACGGCATGTTCGACGCCGATCCGCGTAATAACCCTGATGCGCAGATGATTTACGAGGCGCGCGCTGATGATCCGAGCCTCGATGCGGTAGCGGGCGGCACGGGTGGTGCGCTGGGGCGTGGCGGCATGCAAACCAAGTTGCGCGCGGCGCGACTGGCGGCGCGTTCCGGTGCGCACACCATTATTGTCGGTGGGCGTCTTGAGCGAGTGCTTGATCGCCTGAAGGCGGGGGAGCGTATCGGCACGCTGCTGTCGCCCGAGCGCGGCATGCTCGCGGCGCGCAAGCAATGGCTGGCCGGGCATTTGCAGACTCGCGGCACGTTGGTGCTGGATGATGGTGCGGTGTCGGCGTTGTCCAAGGGCAACAAAAGCCTGCTGCCTGTCGGAGTGAAGTTGGTGCAGGGCAGTTTCCGACGCGGCGAAATGGTGGTCTGTGTGGCGCCTGATGGTCGTGAGATTGCCCGAGGCCTGGCTAACTACAGCGCGCTGGAAGCACAAAAAATTATCGGTCAGTCGTCGGATGCGATTGTCGGTTTGCTCGGTTACATGGCGGAGCCAGAACTGGTTCACCGTGACAACCTGATTCTGGTTTAA
- the fkpB gene encoding FKBP-type peptidyl-prolyl cis-trans isomerase: MAEQRIGQNTEVTLHFALRLENGDTVDSTFDKAPATFKVGDGNLLPGFEAALFGFKAGDKRTLTVEPENAFGQPNPQNVQIIPRSQFVDMELSPGLLVIFNDAANTELPGVVKEFDDTQVTIDFNHPLSGKTLTFDVEIISVKAL; encoded by the coding sequence TTGGCTGAGCAACGCATCGGCCAGAACACGGAAGTCACCTTGCACTTTGCATTGCGCCTGGAGAACGGCGACACCGTCGATAGTACGTTCGACAAAGCCCCGGCGACCTTCAAGGTCGGCGACGGCAACCTGCTGCCGGGTTTTGAAGCGGCGCTGTTCGGCTTCAAGGCCGGCGACAAGCGCACGCTGACCGTCGAGCCGGAAAACGCTTTCGGTCAGCCAAACCCGCAGAACGTGCAGATCATCCCGCGTTCGCAGTTCGTCGATATGGAGTTGTCACCGGGTTTGCTGGTGATCTTCAATGATGCGGCCAATACTGAGCTGCCGGGTGTGGTGAAAGAGTTTGACGACACGCAAGTGACCATCGACTTCAATCACCCGTTGTCGGGCAAGACGCTGACCTTTGACGTGGAAATCATTTCCGTCAAAGCGCTGTAA
- the ribF gene encoding bifunctional riboflavin kinase/FAD synthetase — MQLVRGLHNLRPQHRGCVATIGNFDGVHRGHQAILARLRERALELGVPSCVVIFEPQPREFFAPETAPARLARLRDKLQLLAAEGVDRVLCLAFNQRLSKLSASEFVDTILVDGLGVQHLEVGDDFRFGCDRLGDFDFLLQAGQMHGFTVEAAQTVELDGIRVSSTQVRNALAAADFALAERLLGRPYRIAGRVLHGQKLARQLGTPTANIQLKRRRVPFTGVYLVNVDIDGKTWPGVANIGVRPTVQGDGKAHLEVHLLDFAGDLYDRRLTVVFHQKLREEQRFASLEALKTAINADVATARALAAPSAHR; from the coding sequence ATGCAGCTGGTTCGAGGCCTCCACAACTTGCGCCCCCAGCATCGGGGCTGCGTCGCCACTATTGGCAACTTTGACGGTGTTCACCGTGGTCACCAGGCTATCCTGGCCCGACTGCGTGAGCGTGCGCTTGAGTTGGGCGTACCCAGCTGCGTGGTGATTTTCGAGCCGCAGCCACGGGAATTCTTTGCCCCCGAGACCGCGCCGGCGCGTCTGGCCCGGTTGCGCGACAAGCTGCAACTGCTGGCCGCCGAAGGCGTCGACCGGGTGTTGTGCCTGGCCTTCAACCAGCGTCTGAGCAAACTCAGCGCCAGTGAATTCGTCGACACCATCCTCGTTGATGGCCTCGGCGTGCAGCATCTGGAAGTCGGTGACGATTTCCGTTTTGGTTGCGACCGTCTCGGCGATTTTGACTTCCTGTTGCAGGCCGGGCAGATGCACGGTTTTACCGTCGAAGCCGCGCAAACCGTCGAGCTGGACGGGATTCGCGTCAGCAGCACGCAAGTGCGCAACGCGCTGGCCGCCGCCGATTTTGCCTTGGCCGAACGTTTGCTCGGCCGCCCGTACCGCATTGCCGGTCGAGTGCTGCACGGCCAGAAACTGGCCCGGCAACTGGGTACGCCCACTGCCAACATTCAACTCAAGCGTCGTCGCGTGCCGTTCACCGGGGTGTATCTGGTGAATGTCGATATCGACGGCAAGACCTGGCCTGGTGTCGCCAATATCGGCGTGCGGCCCACAGTGCAAGGTGATGGCAAGGCCCACCTTGAAGTCCATCTTTTAGATTTTGCCGGCGATCTGTATGACCGGCGTTTGACGGTGGTTTTCCACCAAAAGCTGCGTGAAGAGCAGCGCTTCGCCTCCTTGGAGGCATTGAAAACGGCGATCAATGCGGATGTCGCCACCGCCCGTGCACTAGCCGCACCTAGCGCCCATCGCTAA
- the rpsT gene encoding 30S ribosomal protein S20 — MANSPSAKKRAKQAEKRRSHNASLRSMVRTYIKNVVKAIDAKDAEKAQAAYVLAVPVIDRMADKGIIHKNKAARHKSRLNGHVKALKEAA, encoded by the coding sequence GTGGCCAACTCACCTTCCGCCAAAAAACGTGCAAAACAGGCTGAGAAGCGTCGCAGCCACAACGCCAGCCTGCGTTCCATGGTTCGCACCTACATCAAGAATGTAGTTAAAGCCATCGACGCAAAAGACGCTGAAAAAGCTCAAGCTGCATACGTTCTGGCTGTGCCAGTTATCGACCGCATGGCCGATAAAGGCATCATCCACAAGAACAAGGCTGCTCGTCATAAGAGCCGTCTGAATGGCCACGTCAAAGCGCTGAAAGAAGCCGCTTAA
- the ispH gene encoding 4-hydroxy-3-methylbut-2-enyl diphosphate reductase has translation MQIKLANPRGFCAGVDRAIEIVNRALEVFGPPIYVRHEVVHNKFVVEDLRSRGAIFVEELDQVPDDVIVIFSAHGVSQAVRTEAAGRGLKVFDATCPLVTKVHIEVAKYSRDGRECILIGHAGHPEVEGTMGQYDGSNGGAIYLVEDEKDVAELQVHNPEKLAFVTQTTLSMDDTSRVIDALRTRFPAIGGPRKDDICYATQNRQDAVKQLADECDVVLVVGSPNSSNSNRLRELAERMATPAYLIDGAEDLQKSWFDGVERIGITAGASAPEVLVRGVIQQLQAWGATGADELAGREENITFSMPKELRVRSI, from the coding sequence ATGCAAATCAAACTCGCCAACCCCCGTGGCTTCTGCGCCGGCGTGGACCGGGCGATCGAAATCGTCAACCGCGCCCTGGAAGTCTTCGGGCCACCGATCTATGTGCGCCATGAAGTGGTGCACAACAAGTTCGTCGTTGAAGACCTGCGCAGCCGCGGGGCGATCTTCGTCGAAGAGCTGGATCAGGTGCCGGACGACGTCATCGTGATCTTCAGCGCCCACGGCGTCTCTCAAGCCGTGCGTACCGAAGCCGCCGGCCGTGGCCTGAAAGTATTCGACGCCACTTGCCCGCTGGTGACCAAGGTGCACATTGAGGTGGCTAAATACAGCCGCGACGGTCGTGAGTGCATTCTGATCGGCCACGCCGGTCACCCGGAAGTCGAAGGCACCATGGGCCAGTACGACGGCAGCAATGGCGGCGCGATTTACCTCGTCGAAGACGAGAAAGACGTGGCCGAGTTGCAGGTGCACAACCCGGAAAAACTGGCTTTCGTGACTCAGACGACGCTGTCGATGGACGATACCAGTCGTGTCATCGATGCCTTGCGCACGCGCTTCCCGGCCATCGGCGGTCCGCGCAAGGACGACATTTGCTACGCCACGCAAAACCGTCAGGACGCGGTCAAGCAACTGGCTGACGAGTGCGACGTGGTGCTGGTGGTGGGCAGCCCGAACAGCTCCAACTCCAACCGTCTGCGTGAGTTGGCTGAACGCATGGCCACACCGGCCTACCTGATCGACGGTGCCGAAGATCTGCAAAAGAGCTGGTTCGATGGCGTTGAGCGTATCGGCATCACCGCCGGTGCCTCCGCGCCGGAAGTGCTGGTGCGCGGCGTGATTCAGCAATTGCAGGCCTGGGGTGCCACTGGTGCCGATGAGCTGGCCGGTCGCGAAGAGAACATCACGTTCTCGATGCCTAAAGAGCTGCGCGTACGTTCGATCTGA
- the lspA gene encoding signal peptidase II: MPNAVGRFGRLSWLWLSLLVLVIDQASKFYFEGKLEMFQQIVIIPDYFSWTLAYNTGAAFSFLADSSGWQRWLFALIAIVVSAVLVVWLKRLGRNETWLAVALALVLGGALGNLYDRIALGHVIDFILVHWQNRWYFPAFNFADSAITVGAVMLALDMFKSKKTGEAVHD; encoded by the coding sequence ATGCCTAATGCCGTTGGCCGTTTTGGACGGTTGAGCTGGCTGTGGTTGAGTTTGCTGGTTCTGGTCATCGACCAGGCCAGCAAGTTCTACTTCGAAGGCAAGCTCGAAATGTTCCAGCAGATCGTGATCATTCCTGATTACTTCAGCTGGACCCTGGCTTACAACACCGGTGCGGCGTTCAGCTTCCTGGCTGACAGTTCCGGCTGGCAGCGCTGGTTGTTCGCCCTGATCGCGATTGTGGTCAGTGCGGTGCTGGTGGTCTGGCTCAAGCGCCTGGGCCGCAACGAAACCTGGCTGGCCGTCGCTTTGGCGCTGGTGCTGGGTGGTGCGCTAGGCAATCTGTATGACCGCATTGCCTTGGGCCATGTGATCGATTTCATTCTGGTGCACTGGCAGAACCGCTGGTACTTCCCGGCGTTCAACTTCGCTGACAGCGCCATCACTGTTGGTGCGGTGATGCTGGCACTGGATATGTTCAAAAGTAAAAAGACCGGAGAAGCCGTTCATGACTGA
- the murJ gene encoding murein biosynthesis integral membrane protein MurJ: MNLLKSLAAVSSITMLSRILGFVRDTLIARTFGAGMATDAFFIAFKLPNLLRRIFAEGAFSQAFVPILAEYKSQQGEEATRTFIAYVSGLLTLVLAVVTALGMIAAPWVIWATAPGFTDTPEKFQLTSDLLRVTFPYILLISLSSLAGAILNTWNRFSVPAFVPTLLNVSMIVFSLFLTPYFDPPVMALGWAVLVGGLAQLLYQLPHLKKIGMLVLPRLNLRDTGVWRVMKQMLPAILGVSVSQISLIINTIFASFLVAGSVSWMYYADRLMELPSGVLGVALGTILLPTLAKTYASKDRHEYSRILDWGLRLCFVLVLPCSLALGILAEPLTVSLFQYGQFSGFDAEMTQRALIAYSVGLLGIIVIKVLAPGFYAQQNIRTPVKIAIFTLVVTQLFNLVLIGPLAHAGLALAISAGACLNAGLLFYQLRKQQMYQPQPGWARFGFKLVIAVAVMSAVLLLGMHFMPAWDQGHMLERFLRLGALVAAGVVSYFGMLLLLGFRLRDFNRKALS, from the coding sequence ATGAATCTGCTCAAATCGTTGGCCGCCGTCAGCTCTATCACGATGCTTTCCCGGATTCTGGGGTTTGTCCGTGACACGCTGATTGCTCGTACATTCGGCGCCGGGATGGCGACGGACGCCTTCTTTATTGCCTTCAAATTGCCCAATCTGTTGCGGCGGATCTTTGCTGAGGGCGCTTTCTCTCAGGCTTTTGTACCGATTCTTGCTGAATACAAAAGCCAGCAGGGCGAAGAGGCGACTCGTACTTTCATTGCTTACGTTTCGGGCTTGCTGACGCTGGTGTTAGCGGTAGTCACTGCGTTGGGCATGATCGCCGCGCCCTGGGTGATCTGGGCCACGGCCCCGGGTTTTACCGATACGCCGGAAAAATTCCAGCTCACTTCCGATCTGCTGCGGGTGACCTTCCCCTATATATTGCTGATCTCCCTGTCCTCGTTGGCGGGCGCGATTCTCAATACCTGGAACCGTTTCTCGGTGCCGGCCTTCGTGCCTACTCTGCTGAACGTCAGCATGATCGTGTTTTCGCTGTTTCTCACGCCGTACTTTGACCCGCCGGTGATGGCGCTGGGCTGGGCGGTGCTGGTCGGTGGTCTGGCGCAGTTGCTCTATCAACTGCCGCACCTGAAAAAGATCGGCATGCTGGTGCTGCCGCGCCTCAATCTGCGTGATACCGGCGTCTGGCGCGTGATGAAACAGATGCTGCCGGCGATTCTCGGCGTGTCGGTCAGCCAGATCTCGCTGATCATCAACACCATCTTCGCCTCGTTTCTGGTCGCAGGCTCAGTGTCGTGGATGTATTACGCCGACCGCTTGATGGAGTTGCCTTCCGGCGTACTCGGCGTGGCATTAGGGACGATTCTGCTGCCAACATTGGCTAAAACCTATGCAAGCAAGGACCGCCACGAGTATTCGCGGATTCTCGATTGGGGTCTGCGTTTGTGCTTTGTATTGGTGCTGCCATGCTCGCTGGCGCTGGGGATTCTCGCTGAGCCGCTGACTGTTTCGCTGTTTCAGTACGGGCAGTTCAGTGGTTTCGACGCTGAAATGACTCAGCGTGCGCTGATTGCTTATTCTGTTGGCTTACTCGGGATAATCGTGATCAAAGTGCTCGCCCCGGGCTTTTATGCGCAACAGAACATCCGTACGCCGGTGAAAATAGCAATCTTCACGCTGGTGGTTACCCAGTTGTTCAACCTGGTGCTGATTGGCCCTCTGGCTCACGCCGGTCTGGCCCTGGCGATCAGTGCCGGTGCCTGTCTCAACGCTGGGTTGTTGTTCTATCAACTGCGCAAACAACAGATGTATCAGCCGCAGCCGGGCTGGGCCAGGTTCGGATTCAAACTGGTTATCGCCGTGGCGGTGATGTCGGCAGTGTTGCTGCTCGGCATGCATTTCATGCCAGCGTGGGATCAAGGGCACATGCTTGAGCGCTTCCTGCGTCTGGGCGCATTGGTCGCGGCGGGCGTGGTGTCCTATTTCGGTATGTTGCTGCTGCTCGGTTTCCGCTTGCGTGACTTCAATCGCAAGGCCTTGAGCTGA
- the ileS gene encoding isoleucine--tRNA ligase yields the protein MTDYKATLNLPDTAFPMKAGLPQREPQILQRWDSIGLYGKLREIGKDRPKFVLHDGPPYANGTIHIGHALNKILKDMIIRSKTLSGFDAPYVPGWDCHGLPIEHKVEVTHGKNLGADKTRELCRAYATEQIEGQKSEFIRLGVLGDWANPYKTMDFKNEAGEIRALAEIVKGGFVFKGLKPVNWCFDCGSALAEAEVEYENKKSSTIDVAFPIADEAKLAAAFGLPSLGKPASIVIWTTTPWTIPANQALNVHPEFNYALVDVGDKLLVLAEELVEACLARYSLEGSVIATTTGKELELINFRHPFYDRLSPVYLADYVELGAGTGVVHSAPAYGVDDFVTCKKYGMVNDDILNPVQSNGVYVPSLEFFGGQFIWKANPAIVDKLTEVGALMHTTVIEHSYMHCWRHKTPLIYRATAQWFIGMDKEPTSGDTLRVRSLKAIEDTKFVPAWGQARLHSMIANRPDWCISRQRNWGVPIPFFLNKESGELHPRTVELMEEVAKRVEVEGIEAWFKMDAAELLGDEAPLYDKISDTLDVWFDSGTTHWHVLRGSHPMGHESGPRADLYLEGSDQHRGWFHSSLLTGCAIDNHAPYRELLTHGFTVDEAGRKMSKSLGNVIAPQKVNDTLGADIMRLWVASTDYSGEMAVSDQILQRSADAYRRIRNTARFLLSNLSGFNPATDILPAEEMLALDRWAVDRTLLLQRELQEHYGEYRFWNVYSKIHNFCVQELGGFYLDIIKDRQYTTGANSKARRSAQTALFHISEALVRWIAPILAFTADELWEYLPGERNESVMLNTWYEGLTELPADVELGRDYWERVMAVKVAVNKEMEIQRAAKAVGGNLQAEVTLYAEDALSADLAKLSNELRFVLITSTASVAPFVQAPADAVVTEVSGLKLKIVKSAFPKCARCWHCREDVGVNPEHPEICGRCVDNISGAGEVRHYA from the coding sequence ATGACCGACTATAAAGCCACGCTTAACCTTCCGGACACCGCCTTCCCAATGAAGGCCGGCCTGCCACAGCGCGAACCGCAGATCCTGCAGCGCTGGGACAGTATTGGCCTGTACGGAAAGTTGCGCGAGATTGGCAAGGATCGTCCGAAGTTCGTTCTGCATGACGGCCCTCCGTATGCCAACGGCACGATCCACATCGGTCACGCACTGAACAAGATTCTCAAGGACATGATCATCCGCTCGAAGACCCTGTCGGGCTTCGACGCGCCGTACGTTCCGGGTTGGGACTGCCACGGCCTGCCGATCGAGCACAAGGTTGAAGTGACCCACGGCAAAAATCTGGGCGCGGACAAGACCCGCGAACTGTGCCGTGCCTACGCCACCGAGCAGATCGAAGGGCAGAAGTCCGAATTCATCCGTCTCGGCGTGCTGGGCGACTGGGCCAACCCGTACAAGACCATGGATTTCAAGAACGAGGCCGGTGAAATCCGCGCTTTGGCTGAAATCGTCAAGGGCGGTTTCGTGTTCAAGGGCCTCAAGCCTGTGAACTGGTGCTTCGACTGCGGTTCGGCCCTGGCTGAAGCGGAAGTCGAGTACGAGAACAAGAAATCCTCGACCATCGACGTCGCCTTCCCGATCGCTGACGAAGCCAAACTGGCTGCCGCGTTCGGTCTGCCGTCGCTGGGCAAGCCTGCGTCGATCGTGATCTGGACCACCACCCCGTGGACCATCCCGGCCAACCAGGCGCTGAACGTGCACCCGGAATTCAACTACGCGCTGGTTGATGTCGGCGACAAGCTACTGGTGCTGGCTGAAGAGCTGGTTGAAGCTTGCCTTGCTCGTTACAGCCTGGAAGGTTCGGTCATCGCCACCACCACCGGCAAAGAGCTGGAGCTGATCAACTTCCGTCACCCGTTCTATGATCGTCTGTCGCCTGTGTACCTGGCTGACTACGTCGAACTGGGCGCTGGTACCGGCGTGGTTCACTCCGCTCCGGCCTACGGCGTGGACGACTTCGTGACCTGCAAAAAGTACGGCATGGTCAACGACGACATCCTCAATCCAGTACAAAGCAACGGCGTTTATGTGCCGTCGCTGGAGTTCTTCGGCGGCCAGTTCATCTGGAAGGCCAACCCGGCCATCGTCGACAAGCTGACCGAAGTCGGTGCGTTGATGCACACCACCGTCATCGAACACAGCTACATGCACTGCTGGCGCCACAAGACTCCGCTGATCTACCGCGCCACCGCGCAGTGGTTCATTGGTATGGACAAAGAGCCAACCAGCGGCGACACCCTGCGTGTGCGCTCGCTCAAAGCCATCGAAGATACCAAGTTCGTCCCGGCCTGGGGCCAGGCGCGTCTGCACTCGATGATTGCCAACCGCCCGGACTGGTGCATCTCGCGTCAACGCAACTGGGGCGTGCCGATCCCGTTCTTCCTCAACAAGGAAAGCGGCGAACTGCACCCACGTACCGTCGAGCTGATGGAAGAAGTCGCCAAGCGCGTTGAAGTCGAAGGCATCGAAGCCTGGTTCAAGATGGACGCTGCCGAGCTGCTCGGTGACGAAGCGCCGCTGTACGACAAGATCAGCGACACCCTCGACGTCTGGTTCGATTCGGGGACCACGCACTGGCACGTCCTGCGCGGTTCGCACCCGATGGGCCACGAGAGCGGCCCGCGTGCCGATCTCTACCTGGAAGGTTCCGACCAGCACCGTGGCTGGTTCCACTCGTCGCTGCTGACCGGTTGCGCTATCGACAACCACGCGCCATACCGCGAACTGCTGACCCACGGTTTCACCGTCGACGAGGCCGGTCGCAAGATGTCCAAGTCACTGGGCAACGTGATCGCGCCGCAGAAAGTCAACGACACCCTCGGCGCCGACATCATGCGTCTGTGGGTTGCATCGACCGACTACTCCGGCGAGATGGCGGTTTCCGACCAGATTCTGCAACGCAGTGCGGACGCCTATCGTCGTATCCGTAACACCGCGCGCTTCCTGCTTTCGAACCTGAGCGGTTTCAACCCGGCCACCGACATCCTGCCGGCTGAAGAAATGCTCGCGCTGGATCGTTGGGCGGTCGACCGCACCTTGCTGCTGCAACGCGAGCTGCAAGAGCACTACGGCGAATACCGTTTCTGGAACGTCTACTCGAAGATCCACAACTTCTGCGTGCAGGAGCTGGGTGGTTTCTACCTCGACATCATCAAGGACCGTCAGTACACCACTGGCGCCAACAGCAAGGCCCGCCGTTCGGCGCAAACCGCGCTGTTCCACATCTCCGAAGCGCTGGTGCGCTGGATCGCGCCGATCCTCGCTTTCACCGCCGACGAACTGTGGGAATACCTGCCGGGCGAGCGTAACGAGTCGGTGATGCTCAACACCTGGTACGAAGGCCTGACCGAACTGCCGGCTGACGTTGAACTTGGCCGCGACTACTGGGAACGCGTCATGGCGGTCAAGGTAGCGGTCAACAAAGAAATGGAAATCCAGCGCGCAGCGAAAGCGGTCGGTGGCAACCTGCAAGCCGAAGTGACCCTGTACGCCGAAGACGCCCTGAGCGCCGACCTGGCCAAACTGAGCAACGAACTGCGCTTTGTTCTGATCACTTCGACTGCCAGCGTTGCGCCGTTCGTTCAGGCTCCGGCCGATGCGGTAGTGACTGAAGTCAGCGGCCTGAAGCTGAAGATCGTCAAATCGGCCTTCCCGAAGTGCGCCCGTTGCTGGCACTGCCGCGAAGACGTCGGTGTGAACCCGGAGCATCCGGAAATCTGCGGTCGTTGCGTCGACAACATCAGCGGCGCTGGCGAGGTTCGTCACTATGCCTAA